From a single Equus asinus isolate D_3611 breed Donkey chromosome 2, EquAss-T2T_v2, whole genome shotgun sequence genomic region:
- the GGPS1 gene encoding geranylgeranyl pyrophosphate synthase isoform X1: protein MEKTQETVQRILLEPYEYLLQLPGKQVRTKLSQAFNHWLKVPEDKLQIIIEVTEMLHNASLLIDDIEDNSKLRRGFPVAHSIYGIPSVINSANYVYFLGLEKVLTLDHPDAVKLFTRQLLELHQGQGLDIYWRDNYTCPTEEEYKAMVLQKTGGLFGLAVGLMQLFSDYKEDLKPLLNTLGLFFQIRDDYANLHSKEYSENKSFCEDLTEGKFSFPTIHAIWSRPESTQVQNILRQRTENIDIKKYCVHYLENVGSFDYTRNTLKELESKAYKQIDARGGNPELVALIKHLSKMFKEEN from the exons atggagaaaactCAAGAAACGGTCCAAAGAATTCTTCTAGAACCCTACGAGTACTTACTTCAGTTACCAG GTAAACAAGTGAGAACCAAACTTTCACAGGCATTTAATCATTGGCTAAAAGTTCCAGAAGACAAGCTACAG ATTATCATTGAAGTGACAGAAATGTTACATAATGCCAGTTTACTCATCGATGATATTGAAGACAACTCAAAACTCCGACGTGGCTTTCCAGTGGCACACAGCATCTATGGAATTCCATCTGTCATCAATTCTGCCAATTACGTATATTTTCTTGGCCTAGAGAAAGTCTTAACCCTTGATCACCCGGATGCAGTAAAGCTTTTCACCCGCCAGCTTTTGGAACTCCATCAGGGCCAAGGCCTAGATATTTATTGGAGGGATAATTACACCTGTCCCACTGAAGAAGAATATAAAGCTATGGTGCTGCAAAAGACAGGTGGACTGTTTGGATTAGCAGTGGGTCTCATGCAGTTGTTCTCTGATTACAAAGAAGATTTAAAGCCACTGCTTAATACACTTGGTCTCTTTTTTCAAATTAGGGATGATTACGCTAATCTACACTCCAAAGAATATAGCGAAAACAAAAGCTTTTGTGAAGATTTAACAGAGGGAAAGTTCTCATTTCCTACTATTCATGCTATTTGGTCAAGGCCTGAAAGCACCCAGGTGCAGAATATCTTGCGCCAGAGAACCGAAAacatagatattaaaaaatactgtgTACATTATCTCGAGAATGTAGGTTCTTTTGACTACACTCGGAATACTCTTAAAGAGCTTGAATCTAAAGCCTATAAACAAATTGATGCACGTGGTGGGAACCCTGAGCTAGTAGCTCTAATAAAGCACTTAAgtaaaatgttcaaagaagagaATTAA
- the GGPS1 gene encoding geranylgeranyl pyrophosphate synthase isoform X2 yields MSMPQKDGGKTDMEKAKGKQVRTKLSQAFNHWLKVPEDKLQIIIEVTEMLHNASLLIDDIEDNSKLRRGFPVAHSIYGIPSVINSANYVYFLGLEKVLTLDHPDAVKLFTRQLLELHQGQGLDIYWRDNYTCPTEEEYKAMVLQKTGGLFGLAVGLMQLFSDYKEDLKPLLNTLGLFFQIRDDYANLHSKEYSENKSFCEDLTEGKFSFPTIHAIWSRPESTQVQNILRQRTENIDIKKYCVHYLENVGSFDYTRNTLKELESKAYKQIDARGGNPELVALIKHLSKMFKEEN; encoded by the exons ATGTCAATGCCTCAAAAGGATGGAGGGAAGACAGACATGGAGAAGGCAAAAGG TAAACAAGTGAGAACCAAACTTTCACAGGCATTTAATCATTGGCTAAAAGTTCCAGAAGACAAGCTACAG ATTATCATTGAAGTGACAGAAATGTTACATAATGCCAGTTTACTCATCGATGATATTGAAGACAACTCAAAACTCCGACGTGGCTTTCCAGTGGCACACAGCATCTATGGAATTCCATCTGTCATCAATTCTGCCAATTACGTATATTTTCTTGGCCTAGAGAAAGTCTTAACCCTTGATCACCCGGATGCAGTAAAGCTTTTCACCCGCCAGCTTTTGGAACTCCATCAGGGCCAAGGCCTAGATATTTATTGGAGGGATAATTACACCTGTCCCACTGAAGAAGAATATAAAGCTATGGTGCTGCAAAAGACAGGTGGACTGTTTGGATTAGCAGTGGGTCTCATGCAGTTGTTCTCTGATTACAAAGAAGATTTAAAGCCACTGCTTAATACACTTGGTCTCTTTTTTCAAATTAGGGATGATTACGCTAATCTACACTCCAAAGAATATAGCGAAAACAAAAGCTTTTGTGAAGATTTAACAGAGGGAAAGTTCTCATTTCCTACTATTCATGCTATTTGGTCAAGGCCTGAAAGCACCCAGGTGCAGAATATCTTGCGCCAGAGAACCGAAAacatagatattaaaaaatactgtgTACATTATCTCGAGAATGTAGGTTCTTTTGACTACACTCGGAATACTCTTAAAGAGCTTGAATCTAAAGCCTATAAACAAATTGATGCACGTGGTGGGAACCCTGAGCTAGTAGCTCTAATAAAGCACTTAAgtaaaatgttcaaagaagagaATTAA